The following are encoded in a window of Pyrenophora tritici-repentis strain M4 chromosome 6, whole genome shotgun sequence genomic DNA:
- a CDS encoding HisD, Histidinol dehydrogenase → MAPTLVAAIDLATYTQSTQGLDAQALSYVGNVFIQVTDATIDQALDHLKRSVGRFANYLGVTSITSMDDVLSLLDAGAAKVFVTRQQLDELKVRKIDQDRIVLCLPGNTKEEIIEAIAGTHVDIYAHQVQDVDFVEAWLKDYGTDRPGFFVSFAQPNVDTVSRLAKLSAIPIVSAENLTIDPSKQGGALSVAKLIMANATSDRPDGLFTTLVTDERGIALGLVYSSEESVAESLRTGRGVYQSRKRGLWYKGESSGDVQELVSLSLDCDSDCLQFVVRQQGRGFCHLATPTCFGEYSGLSKLQKTLQSRKASAPEGSYTARLFNDEQLLRAKILEEATELCDANTKEDVAFEAADLFYFALTKCIAAGVSLEDVERNLDAKSIKVKRRQGDAKPAFAAQAATTTQGTTSDSSTKEMVKEAASVPKSKDDPAGTKNGRITMRRYVTANESPETISAALQRPSQRSSEKILGICRPIIEAVRTRGDAALLEYTHKFEKATSLTSPVLRAPFPPELMQLAPETAKAIDVSFENIRKFHAAQKEDKPLRVETMPGIVCSRFARPIERVGLYIPGGTAVLPSTALMLGVPAMVAGCKKIVLATPPRSNGQVTPEVVYVAHKVGAESIVLAGGAQAVAAMAYGTESVTKVDKILGPGNQFVTAAKMHVSNDTNAGVSIDMPAGPSEVLVIADAFANPAFVASDLLSQAEHGVDSQVILIAVGLNESQLGAIEDELHKQAIALPRVDIVRGAIEHSLTLAVSTMDEAMELSNQYAPEHLILQVNEAEKVAEMVENAGSVFIGEWTPESVGDYSAGVNHALPTYGYAKQYSGVNLASYVKHITSSHLTRQGLENVGAAVMELARVEELEAHRRAIIKKLWAAW, encoded by the exons ATGGCTCCGACACTGGTGGCTGCAATTGACCTGGCTACGTACACACAATCTACCCAGGGTCTTGATGCGCAGGCATTATCATACGTCGGCAATGTCTTTATCCAAGTCACGGACGCGACTATCGATCAGGCCCTTGATCACCTGAAGCGATCGGTAGGCCGTTTTGCCAACTACCTAGGCGTCACTTCAATCACCTCCATGGACGATGTTCTCTCACTTCTCGATGCCGGCGCCGCTAAGGTCTTCGTTACTCGCCAGCAACTAGACGAGCTCAAGGTGCGGAAGATAGACCAGGACAGGATCGTCCTATGCTTGCCTGGAAACACAAAGGAAGAAATCATAGAGGCTATAGCAGGGACACATGTGGATATTTACGCCCACCAGGTGCAGGATGTTGATTTTGTCGAGGCATGGCTGAAGGACTATGGGACAGACCGCCCCGGATTCTTCGTCTCCTTTGCGCAACCTAATGTGGACACTGTATCAAGACTAGCGAAACTGTCAGCAATCCCCATCGTATCCGCTGAAAATCTCACCATCGACCCTTCGAAGCAAGGAGGCGCATTGAGTGTCGCGAAGCTCATCATGGCCAACGCAACGAGCGACCGGCCCGACGGCCTTTTTACCACACTCGTGACTGACGAGCGGGGTATCGCGCTAGGACTCGTATACAGCAGTGAAGAGAGTGTCGCCGAAAGTCTGAGAACAGGACGTGGGGTATACCAGAGTCGAAAGCGGGGATTGTGGTACAAGGGCGAAAGCAGCGGCGACGTACAGGAGCTGGTATCTTTGTCGCTCGACTGTGATAGCGATTGCCTTCAGTTTGTGGTGCGACAACAAGGCAGAGGCTTTTGCCATCTGGCAACACCTACATGTTTCGGCGAGTACAGTGGCTTGTCAAAACTGCAAAAGACACTGCAGAGTCGCAAGGCCTCAGCCCCGGAAGGCTCGTATACTGCGCGCCTCTTCAATGATGAGCAGCTTTTGCGCGCAAAGATACTAGAGGAGGCTACCGAGCTCTGCGACGCCAACACGAAAGAGGACGTTGCATTCGAAGCAGCTGATCTCTTCTACTTTGCCCTGACCAAATGCATAGCTGCTGGTGTATCATTAGAAGATGTTGAGCGAAACTTGGATGCGAAGAGTATCAAGGTCAAAAGGCGGCAGGGCGATGCAAAGCCCGCATTTGCCGCACAGGCAGCAACGACAACACAGGGAACTACTAGTGATTCAAGTACCAAGGAGATGGTCAAGGAGGCTGCATCGGTACCCAAGAGCAAAGACGACCCGGCAGGTACAAAGAATGGCCGCATCACTATGAGGCGATACGTAACCGCAAACGAGAGCCCAGAGACCATCAGCGCTGCATTGCAAAGACCTTCACAACGTTCATCCGAAAAGATTCTGGGTATATGCCGACCCATAATCGAGGCTGTCAGGACGCGCGGAGATGCTGCGTTACTCGAGTATACGCACAAGTTTGAGAAAGCTACATCGTTGACCTCGCCCGTCTTGAGAGCACCTTTCCCACCAGAACTTATGCAACTGGCCCCTGAGACCGCCAAAGCCATCGATGTTTCGTTTGAGAACATTCGTAAATTCCACGCTGCGCAGAAAGAAGACAAGCCACTTAGGGTGGAGACTATGCCTGGAATTGTATGTTCGCGCTTTGCTCGACCCATCGAAAGGGTAGGTTTGTATATACCTGGCGGTACAGCTGTACTTCCCTCCACCGCGCTCATGCTTGGTGTGCCAGCCATGGTTGCTGGCTGCAAGAAGATTGTTCTGGCTACGCCACCACGATCCAACGGTCAAGTAACCCCAGAAGTCGTCTACGTTGCTCATAAAGTTGGCGCAGAGTCTATCGTACTTGCTGGAGGTGCACAAGCTGTTGCGGCCATGGCATACGGTACTGAAAGCGTGACCAAGGTTGATAAGATTTTGGGCCCTGGCAACCAATTTGTTACAGCAGCTAAAATGCACGTTTCCAACGACACAAATGCCGGAGTAAGCATCGACATGCCGGCGGGACCCAGTGAGGTCCTTGTGATTGCTGATGCATTTGCCAATCCCGCGTTTGTCGCATCGGATCTACTCAGTCAAGCCGAGCATGGCGTGGACTCTCAGGTCATCTTGATCGCAGTTGGACTGAATGAATCCCAGCTCGGGGCAATCGAGGATGAGTTACACAAACAGGCAATTGCTCTACCGCGCGTGGACATCGTCCGCGGCGCGATCGAGCACTCGCTTACACTCGCCGTAAGCACGATGGATGAAGCCATGGAGCTAAGCAACCAGTACGCGCCAGAACATCTTATCCTCCAAGTCAACGAGGCGGAGAAGGTTGCAGAAATGGTTGAGAATGCTGGAAGCGTGTTCATCGGCGAATGGACACCGGAAAGTGTTGGTGACTACTCCGCCGGTGTCAACCATGCGTTGC CAACATACGGATACGCAAAGCAATACTCAGGTGTAAACTTGGCATCTTATGTCAAGCACATCACCAGTTCCCATCTCACTAGACAAGGTCTGGAAAATGTGGGCGCAGCTGTGATGGAGCTCGCGCGTGTCGAAGAACTAGAGGCCCACCGTCGCGCT ATTATCAAAAAGCTCTGGGCGGCATGGTAG
- a CDS encoding Lipocalin-5 domain containing protein, whose translation MHMTTPIVALTSLASAVSCSAAAKQSSQESTILATLAGTYSLMNTSSTFNNVPVPDSTYGKNPVGLLIYTAAGFMSATITATEPEFRPNVSFPFKPNETDAQWAQVGRHSIGYAGPLSVNMELPANGTSGQVFHGPLTVANVPTMVGDRQRRNYTVIDRMEEGKVVKYLRIGSERGGGNRGFLWWKKID comes from the coding sequence ATGCACATGACCACGCCCATCGTCGCCCTAACCTCTCTGGCCTCAGCCGTATCATGCTCTGCTGCTGCCAAGCAGTCGAGCCAAGAAAGCACCATTCTCGCTACCTTGGCTGGAACATACTCTCTTATGAACACCTCCTCCACTTTCAACAATGTCCCCGTTCCAGACTCGACATATGGCAAAAACCCCGTCGGCCTCCTCATCTACACTGCCGCTGGCTTCATGAGCGCTACAATCACCGCTACAGAGCCTGAGTTCAGGCCCAACGTCAGTTTTCCCTTCAAACCAAACGAGACGGATGCCCAGTGGGCGCAGGTCGGCAGACACAGCATCGGCTATGCAGGTCCTTTGAGCGTCAACATGGAACTACCGGCCAATGGGACAAGTGGACAGGTCTTCCATGGGCCATTGACTGTAGCGAACGTACCGACAATGGTTGGAGACAGGCAGCGCAGGAATTATACGGTTATAGACCGCATGGAGGAGGGCAAGGTGGTGAAGTATCTGAGGATTGGGAGTGAGAGGGGAGGTGGCAACAGAGGCTTCCTTTGGTGGAAGAAGATAGATTAG